CGACGGCGGGGTGCGCTAAGTGCTGGTAAGCGGGGAAGACGCCGAGGGCGGCGGAGGCGGGCGGGCAGGCGCGGTAGCCCTGCAGGGCGAGGGCGGCCTGGGCGCTGCAGCCCGCCAGGGCGCAGCCCAGCttggggggggcggcgggcggcggggggctggcggggcagCCGCGGCAGGGCTCCCCGTCCCGCACCAGCACCGGCACCACCACCCGGCGCAGaagggcgggcgggcgcggcggggggctgccggggcccTCGCTCCTCGCCCGCTTCATCTTGTAGCGGTGGTTTTGGAACCAGATCTTCACCTGGGTGGGGGTGAGGCTGAGCAGCCGCGCCAGCTGCTCCCGCTCCGGCGCCGAGAGGTACCGCTGCTGCCGGAACCGCCGCTCCAGCTCCAGCGTCTGCGCCTTGGAGAAGAGCACCCGCcgcttcttcttcttctcctcgGCCTCCGAGCCGCGGGCGGGGAGCGACCTTTGGGTGGAGTCGGGCAAGCTCAGCTCCGGACCGCTCTCGTCGGAAGCTGGGGACAGCGAGGGGGTTAGAGAGAGGGGGCggcaggggccggggcgcggggcaggcaccgaggcggcggcgggccgtCGAGAGCCGAAACGCCGTCCGCAGGGAGAGCCCCGGCTGTTTGCCGGGCGAGATTAATCCCAACAGTCAACAAGAGCCGTGAGCTCACCCCCCGAATGCACTGAACAGCACCCACGGGCCGGAGCGTGCGGTCCCccgcggggcagcggggcccgCTGCCCGTCCCCTTACGGGCACGGTGGCTTCGCCACGCGCAGCCCGGGGGCTTGCTGGCGGGTAGCGTTTGTGCTCGCCCGGTGACAAAACGTCATATCGGGCTGCCCGGTCCTTTCATTACTGCTTTCCTCCGGCCGTTCGATCGCCTTAATATTAACTCATCCCCATGGGGTTCCCGCATCCTTCCAAAGGACGCTCTGCCCCTGCGCACACACAGGGACGCTACACGCCGTGTATCTGCGGCACAGTTTAGGTGTGTGAGGCAGGACAAGGTGCTGCACAGCTGGGTTTGGAGCCGGAGCCGCTCTCCGCGGTGGCAGACGCGTGGGTCCAGGCGCCGCGGTAGCGCCGGGAGGCGAGGCACGGGCTGCGCCTTGGCTCGCCGCTGCGGTGCCTGGGCTGACCTGAAACCGCGCCGGCACAAAAGGGCAGGGTTGCTTGCAACAGTGAAacgggaggggggagggggggaaagaaaacatagccaaacaaataataataataataaaaaatttaaaaaaaattccgGGAAGCGAGCTTAAACGATAAGCACAGAGAGACGGGCGGACACAGCCTGAGGTTTTGCTTCCTGCCATAGCTGGGAACATGCACGGACCTacggaaaaaaaataaccttttctcTCTTAAGCTCGTGGCCAGGATGTTCCTGCTGTTTCATTGTTGCAATGCAGTAATATTCTATAAGATTCCCAGCCTGGATTCCCCCGATCCTGTAGGCTACACACGCTGGCGATTCGCTTCTTCGCATCTTCCCCaaaggaagaggggaaacaaataaaagataGCTGTGTGGAGATGGCGAATTCCTGTCCGCTTCATACTCACAGGGATAGTGATTTCTGTCTGTTTCTATCCACCCTCGGTACGGCGAGCCGCTGTAGTTCTCCGCTGAGTGGTGGTGGTCAGAGGCTTGCTTTACGCTAATAGCATCCTGCTCTGGTAAATCCAAAATGCTCCTCACTGTAAAACTGATCCTGCCAGATGTG
This genomic stretch from Falco naumanni isolate bFalNau1 chromosome 7, bFalNau1.pat, whole genome shotgun sequence harbors:
- the NKX2-8 gene encoding homeobox protein Nkx-2.8; translation: MATSGRISFTVRSILDLPEQDAISVKQASDHHHSAENYSGSPYRGWIETDRNHYPSSDESGPELSLPDSTQRSLPARGSEAEEKKKKRRVLFSKAQTLELERRFRQQRYLSAPEREQLARLLSLTPTQVKIWFQNHRYKMKRARSEGPGSPPPRPPALLRRVVVPVLVRDGEPCRGCPASPPPPAAPPKLGCALAGCSAQAALALQGYRACPPASAALGVFPAYQHLAHPAVVSWGW